The Rosa rugosa chromosome 1, drRosRugo1.1, whole genome shotgun sequence genomic sequence AGTAAGGGAAAAAGAGTGCCACACACCTCATTGACCCGACTACAAACCATGTAAGAAAGATCATCCCTGCTAAAGAGTTATTGAAATAAGTCTTGGTAAACATACCCAAAGTCCCCTGAACATATTCAGATTTCCCAATTGATATTTACACTAGCAACACACGATTCTAACCAAGACCTATCCCTCAACAACATACATTTTAATCTATAAACAATTTGCAATATTATCATACAGCTGCAGGCCTTCCATCTTTTCTAGGGTCACTTACAGCAGTGAGTATACCATGGAAAACGTTTTCATTTGAACTTCTACCACATTTCCTGCCCATCCGAATAGGGTTTCCAAGTCTTTGAACAATGAGCTGAGTGATGGCTCCCCCGGCTTTAGCCTGCAATTCATGACCCCGCTCCTGCAAGAAGAGCTTTCTTTCGTCTGAAAGCTCGATATGATCTCCATCGATTACAGTCCAGTTTTCATAGGACACTATGTTTGGTATTAGCTGCATTATCGAAGAGAAAAGAATCAGCAAACAAATATAGAGGTGAGAGTCCTTAATGTGTATCATGACAAAGAATTAAAACAAGTTAAACAATTACCCTGTGGTAGACCCTTGGACTTTGAACTGCGGCTAAAGGTTCCATCCCCAATATGAAATAATTGATAAACACCTGAGTTACAGCTGGGATAATGTTCAAACCACCACTACCTCCAAGCACACCAACCAATTGATTATCCTGCAACGACCAACAATGTTGCTTGTCAAATTGGCACTAAGCTTTTCTCGATAACACCTCAAGTACATAAGCAGTATTTTCTTATACCTTTGTGACTATTATAGGAGTCATGGAAGATAAAGGTCTTTTGATTGGTTCAATGAAATTTGACGGAGCAGGAGGGAGATGGTCTGGCGATATGTCAGTGGGAATTGAGAAGTCACCCATCTCATTGTTGAGCACAATTCCAGTAGAAGGAGAGAGTACTCCACCTCCAAAAGGATAGTTTACAGTGGTTGTCATCGATACCGCATTTCTGTCTGCATCTACTATGCAGAAATGACTTGTTCCGTGATCTCTGAGCTGACTCCACCTGTTAAGTTATGAGCTGAATAGCTTTTAGAATAATGACTAAGTGGTCAAAAATTTATGTCGAGAAAGGAAGCTCTAATTTAGACTATAAAATGTTGGGTGATCATGCCTGTATGAATAGTACTCTGGTGGGAAAGTTGTGTTGTCAAATATCTTCTGCTGAATTTCCTTAGCAAAGGATGGAGAAAGCATATTAGATGCATATTCATGGGTATCTACAAAAGCAGGATCACCCAAGTTCATTCGGATTGCAAACATGTGTTTCAATGCTTCAATCAGACGATGCAGACCAAGATCTCCGTTTGCTGCATCTGAATTTCCATAGCTGTTGAAGATGTTGAGAATCTGTTTTTACCAAAGTGTAAACAGTTCACATGGTCAGGGTGACATCAATAAAGCTACAGAACAGAATGGTAAACAAGGAAATAGGAAAAGATAGCACCCACCATAGAAAGCCCCAAAGTTCCAGCTGAAGGAGGTGGCATTCCTGATATGGTATATCCCAACACATTTGCAGTCATGGCATCCGTAACATTCACTTTGTAATTCCTCAAATCCTCCATTGTCAAAATCCCACCAGCCTCTCTCACATCTTTTACAATTTTTTCACCAAGACTACCGTTGTAGAAGGCTTGTGGCCCCAGTTCTGCAATTGCCTCCAAGCTATTGCCAAGTTCCACATTATAACACTTATCACCTGCTTTTAACACCTTCCCGTTTGGGGCAAACACTTGCCTTAAGCCAGGGTCTTTTAAAATCATTTCTTCACATGAACGTATATGTCCTCCAAGATAAGGAGCAACTTCAAATCCCTCTTTAGCCAGCTTTATTGCAGGCTGAAATAAAGTCCTCCACGCCATTCGCCCATGTTGTAACCATGTTTCATGTAGACCAGCAATCTCACCAGGAACCCCCATTGACAATGCACCATATAACTTGGCTTCAGGATTGCTTTCATACATATTCTGTTTATCCACAAATACAGTTCCATTAACATACAGGAGACCATTACTGTGAAAATCATCATCTTATGCTACAATTCTAGTATAACTGACAAATCATTTCCGATCAACTGAGTATGTTAgctgaaaaaaaagaagagggtTTTTGAACCTGTGAAGCAGCTGAAGGAGCAGTTTCCCTCATATCGAAAGCTTGGGTTTTCGAGGTTGCTGAAGATCTGACAACCATAAACCCCCCACCTCCTATTCCACTTGCCATCGGATTAACAACGCCAAGGCACAATGCTGTTGCCACTGAAGCATCAACAGCATGCCCACCCTGCCTAAGAATCGATGCACCGATTTTGGAACACCTGGCATCATCAGCAGCAACAACACCATGCTCTGACTCAACAATGTCAGATTCATTTGCTCCAATCCCCTTATCTGATTCTCTCAGTACTACCCAGCCATTTGTGTTGCCGTTGCTGCCACCAAAAATAAGCCCCACAACTACAACATGAACAAAACCCAATAAGGGCAGTCAAGATCAAAACTTCACTACCATGTCATACACAAAATCAAACCAATCCAAAAACCCAACACACAGCCAAATTCATTTTTAAAGATTCTGGTATCTCTAATGCCAACATGCACACATGTCTACCTACCACACTGAAGAAAGTCAAGCACTTGAGAACCAGAacaggaaaaaagaaaactgGGTTCTCACAGTTTCCATACAATTAATTGCAGTCAAATTGAATCTCAATTGATCATGCAAACCCATTACAAGGATCaacccaaacacaaaatcaaaatcaaaatcaaaatcagaaaGGTGAAAAATTGAGAGggaaattaaagaaacaaaatttacAAATGATTGCTGTAAAAGCAAGCAGAATCCACAGAGCTCTAGGATTCCTGTTCCAGCTCTTCTTGTTGTTATCAGACAGAAGTGGAGTTGCCAAGCTCTGCTGACCcatagctctctctctctctctctctctctgctcagAAACAGAGAAGAGACAAAATGTAGTTTAGGGAAATGGGAGAAGTGGCAGGAATTATGgaaaatattattaataatatcaCTGTCACCATTTTAATGTGGTCGGTTTTTCGAACCCAATACAAAGTTCTGTTTTCGATTGGCttcttcttaatttcttatgtgTGTCATCAGATTCTTCCTGCCAAATGAGAAACACTAACCATATATTGGGAAGATTCCGTCTCCACCTGGCCAACCTCCGGCCACTGTGCTGCTGACACGTCAGCCAAGACGTGAGAATCTTACTTGTGTAAGTTATATATAACTTTTGTGTTAAGCTTCAAAATGCCGAGTGTACTTTTTACTGTTTACCTATATTTATTTTGGACTGGAATTTTCTTGACACAAAGCAAAGCCAAGTTTGTGTTTGTAATTTGGTTTGGAAGAGCTTGTAAAGTAGGTATGGAAGTTAAAGTGGACTTTGTTTATTACTTCTTGTTTACATCGTGGAACTAAAATAATGGGTGGAGTGTTAGACTGATAATGCTGACAATGCCCGGAAATTAAAAACAGACTCCGGTGGTGATGTGATTCCGTGGAAGCCATTTTCACCGACTTGGTCGTCGGAAAGGAGTATAAACTCAGCTTTGCTGTGATCGTTTCGTAATCAAAGATGTCAAGAATCCAGACTTCTAAGGATTGATTGGTGTCAGAGAACTTTTCGCTTATTTTCAAAATGTTAGGCTTGTAATGGAAATGTCAATAGCCAGGGAAGGCCAATTCCAATCAACCAATGGAAAAGTAATGGAAATGTCAAAGAGTGTAACGAACATAACAGCCAGACTATTGATACTGTATATGAAAGAGGAGGCAAACTACAATGCAAATTGCCATATAGATTGAGAAAAGTCAGAAAACTGTGTTACAGGTTATAGTTGTACTGTCCGAAAAGGCAATGTGACCTAGATCAAAAAAAGGAGTTCCTATAAGGGACTGAATATATACCAAAATTCATGGtagaacaaaattaaaaaaaaaaatcaggtcTCTTCAGGGTCGAAGCAGCATCTGATCATGAATCACGACTGCCAGAACAGTTCAGGGTCATTGCTGTACAATGAGTGATCCTGAATTTCCTGGTTTGCCACAAGGCAATCAATAAGTCGTGATTGGATAAGTTTGCACAGTACTAGACCACAAGGAAGCACCCACCATTCACTTTCATCCCTGCAGACAAGAATTTTTCATCAGTGAGATTTGAAGTTGCTGCGATCAAAATTACAGGGTACTGCTGAAGTTGCTGTCCTTGAGCGAAAAACTTACATGCTAAAAGTCCAGGACTGAAAGTTGGAATGATTTTTATTTGAGTGAGTCGTATAATGAATCAATCCACATATAAAAGCAAC encodes the following:
- the LOC133712343 gene encoding glutathione hydrolase 3, with translation MGQQSLATPLLSDNNKKSWNRNPRALWILLAFTAIIFVGLIFGGSNGNTNGWVVLRESDKGIGANESDIVESEHGVVAADDARCSKIGASILRQGGHAVDASVATALCLGVVNPMASGIGGGGFMVVRSSATSKTQAFDMRETAPSAASQNMYESNPEAKLYGALSMGVPGEIAGLHETWLQHGRMAWRTLFQPAIKLAKEGFEVAPYLGGHIRSCEEMILKDPGLRQVFAPNGKVLKAGDKCYNVELGNSLEAIAELGPQAFYNGSLGEKIVKDVREAGGILTMEDLRNYKVNVTDAMTANVLGYTISGMPPPSAGTLGLSMILNIFNSYGNSDAANGDLGLHRLIEALKHMFAIRMNLGDPAFVDTHEYASNMLSPSFAKEIQQKIFDNTTFPPEYYSYRWSQLRDHGTSHFCIVDADRNAVSMTTTVNYPFGGGVLSPSTGIVLNNEMGDFSIPTDISPDHLPPAPSNFIEPIKRPLSSMTPIIVTKDNQLVGVLGGSGGLNIIPAVTQVFINYFILGMEPLAAVQSPRVYHRLIPNIVSYENWTVIDGDHIELSDERKLFLQERGHELQAKAGGAITQLIVQRLGNPIRMGRKCGRSSNENVFHGILTAVSDPRKDGRPAAV